In Herbaspirillum seropedicae, a single window of DNA contains:
- a CDS encoding efflux transporter outer membrane subunit, whose protein sequence is MTQVHPPLPLALLLVLTLSGCAFGPTGEAPAMPRPDHYAAQATPADVGPEGARQRFVLGQRAVPQWWQAYGSPELSAWVEEALRNNHSLAQAERNLASARLQLRAQIDQSLWPSVDAVGQAQRQRALGLPNIGPTTNLYNVFAGQIRASYTFDLFGTERYANAATAAQVDAQSYQFDAARRALVANVVISAINAAALRVQVSDTERLVALAEADASEVQRRAELGAASQDDLLAARANAQSLRASLPGLQAQWLAARHALAVLMGRTPDQAPADLDLASLRLPAEVPLAVPSELLRQRPDILAADAALKVAAAQQAQATAEMFPSLSISASFGQSGFTWPKATGAAGAVWGLGASLTQPLFHGGALRSMSEAAEQAYLAAEANYRQTVLNAFQNVADSLVALSHDADAQTAAAAARQASEQGWRNAQRRVALGAVPISAARSGERQYLNAHLSEARATASRLNATATLFQAMGVSLEAAPATSPTTAPQAAQP, encoded by the coding sequence ATGACCCAGGTCCATCCCCCCCTGCCGCTGGCCCTGCTACTGGTGCTGACCCTGTCGGGCTGCGCCTTCGGCCCGACCGGCGAAGCGCCGGCCATGCCCCGGCCCGACCACTATGCAGCCCAGGCCACGCCCGCAGATGTCGGGCCCGAAGGGGCGCGCCAGCGCTTCGTGCTGGGCCAGCGCGCCGTGCCGCAATGGTGGCAGGCCTATGGTTCGCCCGAGCTGTCGGCCTGGGTGGAAGAGGCCTTGCGCAACAATCATTCGCTGGCCCAGGCTGAACGCAACCTGGCTAGCGCCCGCCTGCAACTGCGCGCCCAGATCGACCAGTCATTGTGGCCGTCCGTCGACGCGGTCGGCCAGGCCCAGCGCCAGCGCGCCTTGGGCCTGCCCAATATCGGCCCGACCACCAACCTCTACAACGTCTTCGCCGGCCAGATCCGAGCCAGCTATACCTTCGACCTGTTCGGCACGGAACGCTACGCCAACGCCGCCACAGCCGCCCAGGTCGATGCCCAGTCCTACCAGTTCGATGCGGCCCGCCGCGCCTTGGTGGCCAATGTGGTCATCAGCGCCATCAATGCCGCTGCGCTGCGCGTGCAGGTGAGCGATACCGAACGCCTGGTGGCGCTGGCCGAGGCCGATGCCAGTGAAGTGCAGCGGCGCGCCGAGCTGGGCGCGGCCTCGCAGGACGATCTGCTGGCCGCACGCGCCAATGCACAGTCCTTGCGCGCCAGCCTGCCCGGCCTGCAGGCACAGTGGCTGGCCGCGCGCCACGCCCTGGCCGTGCTGATGGGCCGCACGCCCGACCAGGCGCCCGCCGATCTGGACCTGGCCAGCCTGCGCCTGCCTGCCGAGGTGCCGCTGGCGGTGCCCTCGGAACTGTTGCGCCAGCGGCCCGACATCCTCGCAGCCGACGCCGCGCTGAAGGTGGCGGCGGCCCAGCAGGCCCAGGCCACGGCGGAGATGTTCCCCAGCCTGTCCATCAGCGCATCCTTCGGGCAGTCCGGTTTTACCTGGCCCAAGGCGACCGGTGCGGCGGGTGCAGTGTGGGGTTTGGGGGCGTCGCTGACGCAGCCGCTGTTCCATGGCGGCGCGCTGCGTTCCATGAGCGAAGCTGCGGAGCAGGCCTATCTGGCGGCCGAGGCCAATTATCGCCAGACCGTATTGAATGCGTTCCAGAATGTGGCCGATAGCCTGGTGGCCCTGAGCCATGACGCCGATGCCCAGACCGCCGCAGCGGCGGCGCGCCAGGCCAGCGAGCAGGGCTGGCGCAATGCCCAGCGGCGCGTGGCCCTGGGTGCGGTGCCGATCAGCGCGGCGCGCAGTGGTGAGCGCCAGTATCTCAATGCCCACCTCAGTGAAGCGCGCGCCACCGCCAGCCGCCTCAACGCCACAGCCACGCTGTTCCAGGCCATGGGGGTGAGCCTGGAGGCTGCACCGGCGACTTCACCGACCACTGCACCGCAGGCAGCGCAACCGTGA
- a CDS encoding carbohydrate ABC transporter permease, translating to MFPMPIEKWKPINRALYRASLPVALLIWLLPMLAALVTSIRSNDELMAGNYWGWPQDFAMLENYREALTASPMLHYFWNSCLITIPSVIGAISLAAMAGFALSTYQFRGNTVLFATFVACNFVPQQILMIPVRDLSLSLGLFNTITGMMLFHIAMQTGFCTLFLRNFIKQLPFEMIEAARIEGASEWTVFYRIVLPLIRPALAALAVLVFTFVWNDYFWALVLTQGDDVAPITVGVAALRGQWTTAWNLVSAGSILAALPSVILFFVMQKQFVAGLTFGASKG from the coding sequence ATGTTCCCGATGCCGATAGAAAAATGGAAGCCCATCAACCGCGCGCTCTACCGCGCCTCGCTGCCGGTGGCGCTGCTGATCTGGCTCTTGCCGATGCTGGCCGCGCTGGTCACTTCGATCCGCTCCAACGATGAACTGATGGCCGGCAACTACTGGGGCTGGCCGCAGGACTTCGCCATGCTGGAGAATTACCGCGAAGCCCTGACGGCGTCGCCGATGCTGCATTACTTCTGGAACAGCTGCCTCATCACGATCCCCTCGGTGATCGGCGCGATCTCGCTGGCGGCCATGGCCGGCTTTGCGCTGTCGACCTACCAGTTCCGCGGCAATACGGTGCTCTTCGCCACCTTCGTGGCCTGCAACTTCGTGCCGCAGCAGATCCTGATGATCCCGGTGCGCGATCTCTCGCTGTCGCTGGGCCTGTTCAACACCATCACCGGGATGATGCTGTTCCACATTGCCATGCAGACCGGCTTCTGCACCCTCTTCCTGCGCAACTTCATCAAGCAGCTGCCCTTCGAGATGATCGAGGCGGCGCGCATCGAGGGCGCCAGCGAATGGACCGTGTTCTACCGCATCGTGCTGCCGCTGATCCGTCCTGCGCTGGCGGCCTTGGCGGTGCTGGTGTTTACCTTTGTCTGGAATGACTACTTCTGGGCGCTGGTGTTGACCCAGGGGGATGACGTGGCCCCGATCACGGTGGGCGTGGCGGCCCTGCGCGGCCAGTGGACCACCGCCTGGAACCTGGTCTCGGCCGGTTCCATCCTGGCGGCGCTGCCGTCGGTGATCCTGTTCTTCGTGATGCAGAAGCAGTTCGTCGCCGGGCTGACCTTCGGCGCGAGCAAGGGATAA
- a CDS encoding carbohydrate ABC transporter permease — protein sequence MLAPTSAAQPPAPPAAATVATTAASGPQRSAARRNRAAFWFLAPACVMTLVYVLYPILYTIYLSFFSWDGMTEPRFVGLANYVELFHAPTFYTALKNNVLWLLMFLLAPPMGLAIALYLNQKVIGMRVVKSLFFAPFVLSGVVVGLMYSWFYDPSFGLLSLLFGQGVPVLGDARYATFGIIFAALWPQTAYCMILFLTGLTALNHDQVEAARMEGAKGWTMLRYVILPQLRSTTFMAFVVSIIGALRSFDLISVMTSGGPYESSTVLAYYAYDQAIKYYRQGYSAAVAVTLFAIMLVYIVYQLRRMLRAER from the coding sequence ATGCTCGCGCCCACATCCGCCGCGCAGCCGCCTGCGCCCCCAGCCGCCGCTACAGTGGCCACCACAGCGGCCAGCGGTCCTCAGCGCAGCGCCGCCCGCCGCAACCGCGCCGCCTTCTGGTTCCTGGCGCCGGCCTGCGTGATGACGCTGGTCTATGTGCTGTACCCGATTCTCTATACGATCTATCTCAGCTTCTTCAGCTGGGATGGCATGACCGAGCCCAGGTTCGTGGGGCTGGCCAACTACGTCGAGCTGTTCCACGCGCCGACCTTCTACACCGCCCTGAAGAACAACGTGCTGTGGCTGCTGATGTTCCTGCTGGCCCCGCCCATGGGCTTGGCCATCGCGCTGTACCTGAACCAGAAGGTGATCGGCATGCGCGTGGTGAAGTCGCTGTTCTTCGCGCCCTTCGTGCTCTCGGGCGTGGTGGTCGGCCTCATGTACAGCTGGTTCTATGACCCCAGCTTCGGGCTGCTCTCGCTGCTCTTCGGCCAGGGCGTGCCGGTGCTGGGCGATGCGCGCTATGCCACCTTCGGCATCATCTTCGCCGCGCTGTGGCCGCAGACGGCGTATTGCATGATCCTCTTCCTCACCGGCCTGACAGCGCTGAACCACGACCAGGTGGAAGCGGCGCGCATGGAAGGCGCCAAGGGCTGGACCATGCTGCGCTATGTGATCCTGCCGCAATTGCGCTCGACCACCTTCATGGCCTTCGTGGTCAGCATCATCGGCGCGCTGCGCAGCTTCGACCTGATCTCGGTGATGACCAGCGGCGGCCCCTATGAGAGTTCCACCGTGCTGGCCTACTACGCCTATGACCAGGCCATCAAGTATTACCGCCAGGGGTATTCGGCAGCGGTGGCCGTGACGCTCTTTGCCATCATGCTGGTCTACATCGTCTATCAGCTGCGCCGCATGCTGCGCGCTGAACGCTGA
- a CDS encoding ABC transporter substrate-binding protein, whose amino-acid sequence MIRMGVIAGCLAATAAWNTAATAGTLAINIAYKGAVQRAVWQSTMDEFKKANPDVDIKPSFIEEEAYKVQLPGWLSTQAPDIINWHNGERMAFYASRGLLEDVSEDWKKNGWDATYASTKEASSWHGKQYSVPTVYYSWGMFYRKDLFKKVGIAGEPKTWDEFLDACKKLKAAGIAPIAVGGRDAWTLAGWFDYLDLRINGNAFHQQLMAGDIAYTDARVKKVHTAWKSLIDNKYFIDNALSYDLDGAQPFLFQGKAAMMLMGTFIAKGFPAKLAPEMGYFQFPIIDANVPTAEEGPTESIHIPAKARNKADARRFIAFVGTPAISAKLAEGLGSLPANSKSPAPTEPISRIGFEILSNAKGGISQFYDRDMTKEMADEGMKGMQKFVSDPTRIDDVLNELEQSRKRIYKKS is encoded by the coding sequence ATGATTCGCATGGGCGTGATCGCCGGCTGCCTGGCCGCCACAGCCGCCTGGAACACCGCCGCCACCGCCGGCACCCTGGCCATCAACATCGCCTACAAGGGCGCGGTGCAGCGCGCGGTGTGGCAATCGACGATGGATGAATTCAAGAAGGCCAACCCGGACGTGGACATCAAGCCCTCCTTCATCGAGGAAGAAGCCTACAAGGTACAGCTGCCGGGCTGGCTCTCGACCCAGGCGCCGGACATCATCAACTGGCACAACGGCGAGCGCATGGCCTTCTACGCCAGCCGTGGCCTGCTGGAAGACGTGAGCGAAGACTGGAAGAAGAACGGCTGGGACGCCACCTACGCCTCCACCAAGGAAGCCTCGTCCTGGCACGGCAAGCAGTATTCGGTGCCCACCGTCTACTACTCCTGGGGCATGTTCTACCGCAAGGACTTGTTCAAGAAGGTCGGCATTGCCGGCGAGCCCAAGACCTGGGATGAATTCCTGGACGCCTGCAAGAAGCTCAAGGCTGCCGGCATCGCCCCGATCGCCGTGGGTGGCCGCGACGCCTGGACCCTGGCCGGCTGGTTCGACTACCTGGACCTGCGCATCAATGGCAATGCCTTCCACCAGCAGTTGATGGCCGGCGATATCGCCTACACCGATGCGCGCGTCAAGAAGGTCCATACCGCCTGGAAGAGCCTGATCGACAACAAGTACTTCATCGACAACGCCCTCTCCTATGACCTCGACGGCGCCCAGCCCTTCCTGTTCCAGGGCAAGGCCGCCATGATGTTGATGGGCACCTTCATCGCCAAGGGCTTCCCGGCCAAGCTGGCGCCGGAGATGGGTTACTTCCAGTTCCCCATCATCGATGCCAATGTACCCACGGCTGAGGAAGGTCCGACCGAATCCATCCACATCCCTGCCAAGGCCCGCAACAAGGCCGATGCGCGCCGCTTCATCGCCTTCGTCGGTACGCCGGCCATCAGCGCCAAGCTGGCAGAGGGACTGGGTTCGCTGCCGGCCAACAGCAAGTCGCCCGCGCCCACCGAACCGATCTCGCGCATCGGCTTCGAGATCCTCTCCAACGCCAAGGGCGGCATCTCGCAGTTCTATGATCGCGACATGACCAAGGAAATGGCCGATGAAGGCATGAAGGGCATGCAGAAGTTCGTCAGCGATCCGACCAGGATCGATGATGTGCTCAATGAGCTGGAGCAAAGCCGCAAGCGCATCTACAAGAAGTCCTGA
- a CDS encoding beta-galactosidase, translated as MSLRLGVCYYPEHWPEAMWDSDAQRMKALGIKQVRIGEFAWSRIEPSPGELRWDWLDRAIEVLARHGLEVVMCTPTATPPKWLIDRHDDVLAVDANGRQRAFGSRRHYDFSSDSYFEESQRIVRLLGERYGQHPAVTAWQTDNEYGCHQTVVSYSASAQRRFRQWLRQRYGSIDALNTAWGTVFWSMEYRSFDEIDAPIGTVTEAHPSHRLDYRRFASDEVARYNRMQVEILRALSPGRLMVHNFMQMFLEFDHYPVAADLDVATWDSYPLGALEVMWFDDATKARWLRTGHPDFASFNHDLYRGMSAQPFWVMEQQPGPVNWAHWNPHPLPGMVRLWSWEAFAHGAGCVSYFRWRQCPFAQEQLHAGLNRPDNRLDVGGSEAEQVAREIITVEQAQGALAQPRGKVALLFDYDAKWLFDIHFQGIDFEYQRFAFQYYATLRALGLDVDILPLHAKLDGYAMIVVPPLPIVPDDLPGRIAESGALSVFGPRSGSKTRSLQIPATLPPGPLQQLLPMRVWRVESLRPNVTEPVQFGAHSGQGAHWRDLIEADGEGLQTLAQFGDGHPAIVRKERAHYLAGIFDDALTSACFEQLARDAGLAPQRLPEGLRLQERGGLCFAFNYSDAAITLPQAQGAQFLVGQAQLEPQGVAVYRTGQHP; from the coding sequence ATGTCGCTACGATTGGGAGTCTGTTACTACCCCGAACATTGGCCCGAGGCCATGTGGGACAGCGATGCGCAACGCATGAAGGCGCTGGGCATCAAGCAGGTGCGCATCGGCGAATTCGCCTGGAGCCGCATCGAACCTTCGCCCGGCGAGTTGCGCTGGGACTGGCTGGATCGCGCCATCGAGGTGCTGGCCAGGCATGGTCTGGAAGTGGTCATGTGCACCCCCACCGCGACCCCGCCCAAGTGGCTCATCGACCGCCATGACGATGTGCTGGCGGTGGACGCCAATGGCCGCCAGCGCGCCTTCGGTTCGCGCCGCCACTATGATTTCTCATCGGATTCCTACTTCGAGGAATCACAACGCATCGTGCGTCTGCTGGGCGAACGCTATGGCCAGCACCCGGCCGTGACGGCCTGGCAGACCGACAATGAATATGGCTGCCACCAGACCGTGGTCAGCTATTCGGCCTCGGCGCAGCGCCGTTTCCGCCAGTGGCTGCGCCAGCGCTACGGCAGCATCGACGCGCTCAACACGGCCTGGGGCACGGTGTTCTGGAGCATGGAATACCGCAGCTTCGATGAGATCGACGCCCCCATCGGCACCGTCACCGAAGCCCATCCCTCGCACCGCCTGGACTATCGCCGCTTCGCCTCGGACGAAGTGGCGCGCTACAACCGCATGCAGGTGGAGATCCTGCGTGCGCTCTCGCCGGGCCGGCTGATGGTGCACAACTTCATGCAGATGTTCCTGGAGTTCGATCACTATCCGGTTGCGGCCGACCTCGATGTGGCCACCTGGGACAGCTATCCGCTGGGCGCGCTGGAAGTGATGTGGTTCGACGACGCCACCAAGGCGCGCTGGCTGCGCACCGGCCATCCCGACTTCGCCAGCTTCAACCATGACCTGTATCGCGGCATGTCGGCCCAGCCCTTCTGGGTCATGGAACAACAGCCGGGGCCGGTGAACTGGGCGCACTGGAATCCGCATCCGCTGCCAGGCATGGTGCGCCTGTGGAGCTGGGAAGCCTTTGCCCACGGCGCGGGTTGCGTCTCCTATTTCCGCTGGCGCCAATGCCCGTTCGCACAGGAACAATTGCATGCCGGCCTGAATCGTCCGGACAACCGCCTCGATGTGGGCGGCAGCGAAGCCGAGCAGGTGGCGCGGGAAATCATCACCGTCGAACAGGCACAGGGGGCGCTGGCGCAGCCGCGCGGCAAGGTGGCGCTGCTGTTCGACTACGACGCCAAGTGGCTCTTCGACATCCATTTCCAGGGCATCGATTTCGAATACCAGCGCTTTGCCTTCCAGTACTACGCCACCCTGCGCGCACTGGGCCTGGATGTGGACATCCTGCCGCTGCACGCCAAGCTGGACGGCTATGCCATGATCGTAGTGCCGCCCCTGCCCATCGTGCCGGACGATCTGCCGGGCCGCATCGCCGAGAGCGGCGCGCTGTCGGTGTTCGGTCCGCGCAGCGGCTCCAAGACCCGCTCGCTGCAGATTCCCGCCACGCTGCCGCCCGGCCCCTTGCAGCAACTGCTGCCCATGCGCGTCTGGCGCGTGGAATCGCTGCGCCCCAATGTCACCGAACCGGTGCAGTTCGGCGCGCACAGCGGCCAGGGCGCGCACTGGCGGGACCTGATCGAGGCCGATGGCGAGGGCTTGCAGACCCTGGCGCAGTTCGGCGACGGCCATCCGGCCATCGTGCGCAAAGAACGCGCCCACTACCTGGCCGGCATCTTCGATGATGCGCTCACCAGCGCCTGCTTCGAGCAGTTGGCCCGCGACGCCGGACTCGCCCCGCAACGCCTGCCCGAGGGCCTGCGCCTGCAAGAGCGCGGCGGCCTCTGCTTCGCCTTCAACTACAGCGACGCAGCGATCACCCTGCCGCAGGCGCAAGGCGCGCAGTTCCTGGTCGGCCAGGCGCAGCTGGAGCCGCAAGGCGTGGCGGTGTATCGCACTGGCCAGCACCCGTGA
- a CDS encoding ABC transporter ATP-binding protein — protein MASITLRAAQKAYGDAPPVIRNVDLDIGEHEFCVFLGPSGCGKSTLLRSIAGLEDLTSGDLFIGGKRVNDVPSAQRSVAMVFQSYALFPHMTVYENMSFGLTLAKLPKAEIEQKVREAARILQLEELLQRKPKELSGGQRQRVAIGRAIVRRPGVFLFDEPLSNLDATLRSQTRIEIARLHRQFEQASVVYVTHDQVEAMTLADRIVLLHAGADTQRFGSIAQVGTPMELYHHPRNRFVAGFIGSPRMNFLPAQVAGVQENGILVRLSGSEETLLVAAQGALQPGQMVTVGVRPEHMEIGSQGQYGIHREVVLVERLGEQTYVHLDEPAGQPLVAKAAGDARITRGERVRVAIAPACAYLFDQDGLALTRTQVQGGLAVAA, from the coding sequence ATGGCCAGCATTACCTTGCGTGCAGCACAAAAAGCCTACGGCGATGCACCGCCGGTGATCCGCAATGTCGATCTCGACATTGGCGAACATGAATTCTGCGTCTTCCTGGGTCCATCCGGCTGCGGCAAATCCACGCTGCTGCGCAGCATCGCCGGGCTGGAAGATCTCACCAGCGGCGACCTCTTCATCGGCGGCAAGCGCGTCAACGATGTGCCCTCGGCGCAGCGCTCGGTGGCCATGGTGTTCCAGAGCTATGCGCTGTTCCCGCACATGACGGTGTACGAAAACATGAGCTTCGGCCTGACCCTGGCCAAGCTGCCCAAGGCCGAGATCGAACAGAAAGTGCGCGAGGCTGCGCGCATCCTGCAGCTGGAAGAACTGCTGCAGCGCAAGCCCAAGGAACTCTCCGGCGGCCAGCGCCAGCGCGTGGCCATTGGCCGCGCCATCGTGCGCCGTCCGGGTGTGTTCCTGTTCGATGAACCGCTGTCGAACCTGGACGCCACCCTGCGCAGCCAGACCCGCATCGAGATCGCCCGCCTGCATCGCCAGTTCGAGCAGGCCAGCGTGGTCTATGTGACGCACGACCAGGTCGAAGCGATGACCCTGGCCGATCGCATCGTGCTGCTGCATGCCGGCGCCGATACCCAGCGCTTCGGCAGCATCGCCCAGGTCGGCACACCCATGGAGCTGTATCACCATCCGCGCAACCGCTTCGTGGCCGGCTTCATCGGTTCACCACGGATGAACTTCCTGCCGGCGCAGGTGGCGGGTGTGCAGGAGAACGGCATTCTGGTGCGCCTTTCCGGCAGCGAGGAAACCCTGCTGGTGGCCGCGCAAGGCGCGCTGCAGCCGGGCCAGATGGTGACCGTGGGCGTGCGCCCGGAGCATATGGAAATCGGCAGCCAGGGCCAGTACGGCATCCATCGCGAAGTGGTGCTGGTCGAACGCCTGGGCGAGCAGACCTATGTGCATCTGGACGAGCCCGCCGGCCAGCCGCTGGTGGCCAAGGCCGCTGGCGACGCCCGCATCACCCGTGGCGAGCGCGTGCGCGTGGCCATCGCACCGGCCTGCGCCTATCTGTTCGACCAGGACGGGCTGGCGCTGACCCGCACGCAAGTCCAGGGCGGCTTGGCCGTTGCCGCCTGA
- a CDS encoding LacI family DNA-binding transcriptional regulator has translation MTTLSEVARLAGVTSATVSNVLRQRGKVGEQTRQRVLDAVAQLGYRPHLTARALAEGRAPTLALVVSSIANPFYPEFALAAERAARDHGRFLIVCNTNDDPDIGRAYLDQIAGTLSDGVLIMNANLPMDELRKTEQRGAPVVLCMWEKPDAPPELPCIAVDFFEAGAIAARHLLGLGHQCFAALVGSKKSGIHAERYRGFASACKEAGHPHPTQRTRYINDTVESGYRATMELLREHPQVTAIFASNDLPALGAMNAIADMGMNVPRDVSVTGITDIQWARVSRPALTTVAVPTEAAARMSIELLLALIERRSPSPVMHVTAAPQLVERASTAVPRKR, from the coding sequence ATGACCACCTTATCCGAAGTCGCCCGACTGGCCGGTGTCACCTCGGCCACTGTGTCCAACGTCCTGCGCCAGCGCGGCAAGGTCGGCGAACAGACCCGCCAGCGCGTGCTCGACGCCGTGGCCCAGCTGGGTTACCGCCCGCACCTGACCGCCCGCGCCCTGGCCGAGGGACGCGCACCCACGCTGGCGCTGGTGGTCTCCAGCATCGCCAACCCCTTCTATCCCGAATTCGCCCTGGCGGCCGAGCGGGCGGCGCGCGACCATGGACGCTTCCTCATCGTCTGCAATACCAACGATGATCCCGATATCGGCCGGGCCTATCTTGACCAGATCGCCGGCACATTGTCGGACGGCGTGCTGATCATGAACGCCAACCTGCCCATGGATGAGCTGAGGAAGACCGAGCAGCGCGGCGCGCCCGTGGTGCTGTGCATGTGGGAAAAGCCGGATGCGCCGCCCGAGCTGCCCTGCATCGCGGTGGACTTCTTCGAAGCCGGCGCGATTGCCGCCCGGCATCTGCTGGGTCTGGGCCATCAGTGCTTTGCCGCGCTGGTGGGCAGCAAGAAGAGCGGCATCCATGCCGAGCGCTATCGCGGTTTTGCCAGCGCCTGCAAGGAGGCCGGACACCCGCATCCGACCCAGCGCACACGCTATATCAACGACACGGTGGAGTCAGGCTACCGCGCCACCATGGAACTGCTGCGCGAACATCCGCAGGTCACCGCCATCTTCGCCAGCAATGACTTGCCTGCGCTGGGGGCGATGAACGCCATCGCCGACATGGGGATGAATGTGCCGCGCGACGTCTCGGTGACCGGCATCACCGATATCCAATGGGCGCGCGTCTCCCGCCCGGCGCTCACCACCGTGGCCGTACCCACCGAAGCCGCTGCGCGCATGTCCATCGAACTCTTGCTGGCGCTCATCGAACGGCGCAGCCCCTCACCCGTCATGCACGTCACCGCTGCGCCGCAACTGGTGGAGCGCGCCTCCACCGCCGTCCCCCGCAAGCGCTAG
- a CDS encoding TetR family transcriptional regulator: MKKPRRPDISLRKAPQQARSTDLVKAILEAAVQVLLREGAARFTTARVAERAGVSVGSIYQYFPNKAAILFRLQSDEWEQTTEMVRVLLEDSRKPPLLRLRALVHAFLRSEFEEAAVRLALNDAAPLYRDGEQAQALAHAWDGIIARFMREALPTVSPRRRKLAGEMVMSTLTTMGEHLSRTPRPDSEIKRHADAMADMFSAYLDSLAAA, from the coding sequence ATGAAAAAGCCTCGCCGCCCCGATATTTCCCTGCGCAAGGCGCCGCAGCAGGCGCGCTCCACCGATCTCGTCAAGGCCATCCTGGAGGCTGCTGTTCAGGTTTTGCTACGCGAGGGCGCGGCCCGCTTCACCACGGCGCGGGTGGCTGAGCGGGCCGGTGTGAGCGTGGGATCGATCTACCAGTATTTCCCCAACAAGGCGGCCATCCTGTTCCGGCTGCAGTCCGATGAATGGGAGCAGACCACCGAGATGGTGCGCGTGTTGCTGGAAGACAGCCGCAAGCCGCCACTGCTGCGGCTGCGTGCGCTGGTGCATGCCTTCCTGCGCAGCGAGTTCGAGGAAGCGGCGGTCAGGCTGGCGCTCAATGATGCCGCACCACTGTATCGGGATGGCGAACAGGCGCAGGCGCTGGCGCATGCCTGGGATGGCATCATTGCGCGCTTCATGCGCGAGGCCTTGCCGACGGTGTCGCCGCGACGCCGCAAGCTGGCCGGCGAGATGGTGATGAGCACGCTCACCACGATGGGCGAGCACCTCTCGCGCACGCCTCGTCCGGACAGCGAGATCAAGCGTCACGCGGACGCCATGGCCGACATGTTCTCGGCCTACCTGGACAGCCTCGCGGCCGCCTAG
- a CDS encoding arabinose transporter, translated as MSASSTDKPARVTPLASPGVAVFFKLAPITLAVFIAFLTIGLQLPVLPLHLKDALGMNATVVGVVVGAQFAAALLSRAWAGNFADLRGAKRAVMAGFITAALSGLVYLASLALLGRPDWSVAVLLLGRVVLALGESLMVTGAMSWGIGLVGPQHGGKVMAWLGIALYAAFGAGAPLGVAINQIYGFAGISLASVGLSLAALLLIAPLRAIAPSAHRRTPFYQVLGAVWRPGLGLAFSSVGFGVITAFIALLFAARAWGNAALAFSAFGAAFILARLLFAHLPDKLGGARVALVCVLIEAAGQLLIWQADAAHWAYLGAALTGFGYSLAFPGFGVEAMRRAPPQTRGLAMGAYVAFLDLSLGITSPLAGVLASHAGVQSIYLAGAVTVGLSVLVALSLLHSVKMGD; from the coding sequence ATGTCTGCTTCCTCTACCGACAAGCCCGCGCGGGTGACGCCGCTGGCCAGTCCCGGCGTCGCCGTCTTCTTCAAGTTGGCGCCGATCACGTTGGCCGTCTTCATCGCCTTCCTCACCATCGGCCTGCAATTGCCGGTGCTGCCCTTGCATCTGAAAGACGCGCTGGGCATGAACGCCACCGTAGTGGGCGTGGTCGTGGGCGCGCAGTTCGCTGCCGCCTTGCTTTCGCGCGCCTGGGCCGGCAACTTCGCCGACCTGCGCGGCGCCAAGCGCGCCGTCATGGCGGGTTTCATCACGGCCGCATTGTCGGGGCTGGTGTATCTGGCTTCGCTGGCCTTGCTTGGCCGGCCAGACTGGTCGGTGGCCGTGCTGTTGCTGGGGCGCGTGGTGCTGGCGCTGGGCGAGAGCCTGATGGTCACCGGCGCGATGAGCTGGGGCATCGGCCTGGTCGGCCCGCAGCATGGCGGCAAGGTCATGGCCTGGCTGGGCATCGCGTTGTACGCCGCCTTCGGCGCCGGTGCGCCCCTGGGCGTGGCGATCAACCAGATCTACGGCTTTGCCGGTATCAGCCTGGCCAGCGTGGGCCTGTCATTGGCGGCGCTGCTGCTGATCGCCCCGCTGCGCGCCATCGCGCCCAGCGCCCACCGCCGCACGCCGTTCTACCAGGTGCTCGGTGCGGTATGGCGTCCGGGGCTGGGGCTGGCATTTTCCAGCGTCGGCTTTGGCGTCATCACAGCCTTCATTGCATTGCTGTTTGCCGCGCGCGCCTGGGGCAATGCAGCGCTGGCGTTTTCTGCATTCGGCGCGGCCTTCATCCTGGCGCGGCTGTTGTTTGCCCACCTGCCGGACAAGCTCGGCGGCGCGCGCGTTGCGTTGGTATGCGTGCTGATCGAAGCAGCGGGCCAACTGCTGATCTGGCAGGCTGACGCGGCGCACTGGGCCTACCTCGGCGCGGCCCTGACCGGCTTCGGCTATTCGCTGGCCTTTCCCGGTTTCGGCGTCGAAGCCATGCGCCGCGCGCCGCCGCAGACGCGGGGGTTGGCCATGGGCGCGTATGTGGCCTTCCTGGATCTGTCGCTGGGGATCACCAGCCCGCTGGCCGGTGTGCTGGCCAGTCACGCCGGCGTGCAGAGTATCTACCTGGCGGGAGCGGTGACAGTGGGGCTGTCAGTCCTGGTGGCCTTGAGTTTGCTTCATTCAGTGAAGATGGGAGATTAG